Proteins from a genomic interval of Asticcacaulis sp. AND118:
- a CDS encoding ABC transporter ATP-binding protein → MSNVVLSLRGLVRAYPIADGRTLEVLKGVDLDLRAGEVVGLIGPSGSGKSSLLHCIGLLESSEEAQLTIDGEDFTRATEAARTRARLHKIGFVYQFHHLLPEFTALGNVALPQRVLGRPVKEAETRARGLLEQLGLGERLDHQPAQLSGGEQQRVAIARALVNGPRLLLADEPTGNLDPQTSQQVFEALKAIVKAQGVAALIATHNLELAGHMDRVVSLKDGQLVETVPANL, encoded by the coding sequence ATGAGTAATGTGGTGCTGTCTCTGCGCGGTCTGGTGCGCGCCTATCCTATCGCCGACGGTCGCACGCTTGAGGTGCTCAAAGGTGTCGATCTCGACCTGCGCGCCGGTGAAGTCGTCGGCCTGATCGGTCCGTCCGGTTCCGGCAAGTCGTCTCTGCTGCATTGCATCGGTCTGCTGGAATCGTCCGAAGAAGCGCAACTGACCATCGATGGTGAGGATTTCACCCGCGCGACCGAGGCCGCCCGCACCCGTGCGCGTCTGCACAAGATCGGTTTCGTCTATCAATTCCATCACCTGCTGCCGGAATTCACGGCGCTGGGCAATGTCGCCCTGCCGCAGCGCGTGCTCGGCCGCCCCGTGAAGGAAGCCGAGACGCGAGCGAGGGGGCTTCTCGAACAACTGGGTCTGGGCGAACGTCTTGACCACCAACCGGCGCAATTGTCCGGCGGCGAGCAGCAGCGCGTGGCCATCGCCCGCGCCCTGGTCAATGGGCCGCGGCTTCTGCTGGCGGACGAGCCGACCGGTAATCTTGATCCCCAGACGTCTCAACAGGTGTTTGAGGCGCTGAAGGCCATCGTCAAGGCGCAGGGCGTCGCGGCGCTGATCGCTACGCACAATCTGGAACTGGCAGGGCATATGGACCGGGTGGTGAGCCTGAAAGACGGCCAGTTGGTCGAAACGGTTCCGGCCAACCTGTAA
- the dnaE gene encoding DNA polymerase III subunit alpha, translating into MSDGFVHLRVRSAYSLLEGAIKAYDMGKLAAKANMPAIAICDRGNLFGALEFSQVCKDTGVQPIVACALPVKGIGGALSDKWAKIPTIVLIVQNERGYLNLTELSSKAYLDIEATDEPHVMWEEVVRRAEGLILLSGGPDGPINPLFKQNQPDEANAALKDMHAAFGDRFYVELQRHDGTPHGGIRGDSAETGLVQFAYEHDVPLVATNDAYFADRDMFKAHEALLCISDSTFMGVADRRKVTKDHWLKPPLLMREVFSDLPEACDNTLEIARRCAFLVTKRDPILPRFDTGAGRSEDEELAFQAREGLKRRLQQVELAFPEQDYWDRLEREVAVIQKMGFPGYFLIVSDFIKWAKTHDIPVGPGRGSGAGSLVAWVLTITDLDPLRFGLLFERFLNPERVSMPDFDIDFCQERREEVITYVQEKYGRERVAQIITFGTLQARAVLRDTGRVMQLPLGQVDRLCKMVPNNPANPTTLAQAVEIEPRLREARDEEESVAKLLDTALKLEGLYRNASTHAAGIVIGDRPLTELVPLYRDPRSDIPATQFNMKWVESAGLVKFDFLGLKTLTTLNRAWHYLKKRGLEVDFSTLPLDDKATYELLASGQSIGVFQLESQGMRDTLRKMRCGSIEEITALISLYRPGPMDNIDTYVDRKFGRVDIDMLHPSLEPVLKETYGVIIYQEQVMQIAQILSGYSLGEADMLRRAMGKKKKEEMDLQKARFISGAKEKGVPEKQSDSIFELVNKFAGYGFNKSHAAAYAFISYQTGWLKANHPVEFFAANMSLDIANTDKLAVFYQDARQFGVTIRPPDINRSKADFDVENGEVLYALGAIRNVGLEAMHSVVAVREAGGPFKDIFDFLERIDPKAVNKRAIENLARAGAFDSIHPNRAQIIQSADLLIAHAQSMAAERASAQVSLFGTNDSSRPRLPNIPKAAGPDALDEELFAVGFYLSGHPLQDMVDVFKRRNVTLFAEALALAQEGREAFRMAGVVRRRQERASARTGEKFAFVNLSDPSGEYEVMFQPEALRRYREHFEPGQSIILKVRCKGADGEVRMFGESAEPMAGALKTDDMGLRLTVSPRGFDLEAFKTQLDAARGQGGEITLLSEIDGHEIELKMPNRYRLDASLRGALKAMSGVLYCEDV; encoded by the coding sequence ATGAGCGACGGCTTTGTCCATCTACGGGTAAGATCGGCCTATTCCTTGCTGGAAGGCGCGATCAAGGCCTACGACATGGGCAAGCTGGCGGCCAAGGCGAACATGCCGGCCATCGCCATCTGCGACCGCGGCAATCTTTTCGGCGCGCTCGAATTTTCTCAGGTGTGCAAGGATACGGGGGTTCAGCCCATCGTCGCCTGCGCTCTGCCGGTCAAAGGCATCGGTGGGGCCCTGAGTGATAAATGGGCTAAAATACCGACCATTGTTCTGATCGTTCAAAACGAGCGGGGCTATCTCAATCTCACTGAACTGTCGTCCAAAGCCTATCTCGATATAGAGGCGACCGATGAACCGCATGTCATGTGGGAAGAGGTCGTCAGGCGCGCCGAAGGACTGATCCTTCTGTCGGGTGGTCCGGACGGTCCGATCAATCCGTTATTCAAACAAAATCAGCCCGACGAAGCCAATGCGGCCCTGAAGGACATGCACGCGGCTTTTGGCGACCGCTTCTATGTCGAGCTGCAACGCCACGACGGTACGCCGCACGGGGGTATTCGCGGGGATTCGGCGGAAACCGGCCTGGTGCAGTTCGCCTACGAACACGATGTGCCGCTGGTGGCGACCAATGACGCCTATTTCGCCGATCGCGACATGTTCAAGGCGCACGAGGCCCTGCTGTGCATTTCCGACAGTACCTTCATGGGCGTCGCCGACCGGCGCAAGGTCACCAAGGATCATTGGTTGAAGCCGCCGCTGCTGATGCGCGAGGTTTTTTCTGATCTGCCCGAAGCTTGCGATAATACGCTGGAAATCGCCCGTCGCTGCGCCTTTCTGGTCACCAAGCGCGATCCCATCCTGCCGCGTTTCGATACAGGCGCCGGGCGCTCGGAAGACGAAGAACTGGCCTTTCAGGCCCGCGAAGGTCTGAAAAGGCGTTTGCAACAGGTCGAACTGGCCTTCCCGGAACAGGACTATTGGGACCGTCTGGAACGCGAGGTTGCCGTCATCCAGAAGATGGGGTTTCCCGGCTACTTTCTGATCGTTTCGGACTTCATCAAATGGGCCAAGACCCACGACATCCCCGTCGGGCCCGGCCGGGGGTCGGGGGCGGGTTCGCTTGTCGCCTGGGTGCTGACCATTACCGATCTTGACCCGCTGCGTTTCGGTTTGCTGTTCGAGCGATTCCTCAATCCGGAACGGGTGTCCATGCCCGACTTCGATATCGACTTTTGCCAGGAGCGCCGCGAAGAGGTCATTACCTACGTTCAGGAAAAATACGGCCGTGAGCGGGTGGCGCAGATCATCACCTTCGGTACGCTGCAGGCGCGCGCCGTGCTGCGCGATACCGGGCGGGTGATGCAATTGCCGCTGGGGCAGGTGGATCGTCTGTGCAAGATGGTACCGAACAACCCGGCCAACCCGACCACGCTGGCGCAGGCCGTCGAAATCGAGCCGCGTCTGCGCGAAGCCCGAGACGAGGAAGAATCCGTCGCCAAACTGCTCGATACGGCGCTTAAGCTCGAAGGCCTTTATCGTAACGCCTCGACCCACGCCGCCGGCATCGTGATCGGGGACCGGCCCCTGACCGAACTGGTGCCGCTGTATCGCGATCCGCGTTCCGACATTCCGGCCACGCAGTTCAACATGAAGTGGGTCGAAAGCGCCGGTTTGGTGAAGTTCGACTTCCTCGGCCTGAAAACGCTGACCACGCTGAACCGTGCCTGGCACTATCTGAAGAAGCGTGGGCTGGAGGTCGATTTCTCGACCCTGCCGCTTGATGATAAGGCCACTTATGAATTGCTGGCTTCGGGGCAGTCGATCGGCGTCTTCCAGCTTGAAAGTCAGGGCATGCGTGACACCCTGCGCAAGATGCGCTGCGGGTCGATCGAGGAAATCACCGCGCTTATCTCGCTCTATCGTCCGGGTCCGATGGACAATATCGACACCTATGTCGACCGGAAGTTCGGGCGCGTCGATATCGATATGCTCCACCCGTCGCTGGAACCGGTGCTGAAAGAGACCTACGGTGTCATCATCTATCAGGAACAGGTGATGCAGATCGCGCAGATCCTGTCGGGTTACAGCCTCGGTGAAGCCGATATGCTGCGCCGCGCCATGGGCAAGAAGAAAAAAGAGGAAATGGACCTGCAAAAGGCCCGTTTCATTTCCGGCGCGAAGGAAAAGGGCGTTCCGGAAAAGCAGTCGGACTCGATCTTCGAACTGGTGAACAAGTTCGCCGGCTACGGCTTCAACAAATCGCACGCGGCGGCCTATGCCTTCATTTCGTACCAGACAGGCTGGCTCAAGGCCAATCATCCGGTCGAATTCTTCGCCGCCAACATGAGCCTCGATATCGCCAATACCGACAAGCTGGCCGTCTTTTATCAGGATGCGCGTCAGTTCGGCGTCACCATTCGTCCGCCCGACATTAATCGCTCCAAGGCCGATTTCGACGTTGAGAACGGCGAGGTGCTCTACGCTCTGGGCGCCATCCGCAATGTGGGCCTTGAGGCCATGCACAGCGTCGTAGCCGTGCGCGAAGCTGGCGGGCCGTTCAAGGACATCTTTGACTTCCTTGAACGCATCGATCCCAAGGCGGTCAACAAACGTGCTATTGAAAATCTGGCACGGGCCGGGGCTTTCGATTCGATCCATCCGAATCGCGCCCAGATCATCCAGAGCGCTGACCTGCTCATCGCTCACGCCCAGAGCATGGCGGCCGAGCGCGCCTCGGCGCAGGTCAGTCTGTTCGGCACCAACGACTCGTCGCGCCCACGTCTGCCCAATATCCCCAAGGCCGCCGGCCCGGATGCACTGGACGAAGAACTGTTCGCCGTCGGATTCTATCTGTCCGGTCACCCGTTGCAGGACATGGTCGATGTGTTCAAGCGTCGCAACGTCACCCTGTTTGCCGAGGCGCTGGCGCTGGCGCAGGAAGGCCGCGAAGCCTTCCGCATGGCCGGGGTGGTCCGTCGTCGGCAGGAACGCGCCTCGGCCCGTACAGGGGAAAAGTTCGCCTTTGTCAATCTCTCCGACCCCAGCGGCGAATACGAGGTAATGTTCCAGCCGGAAGCGCTGCGCAGATATCGCGAGCACTTCGAACCGGGTCAATCGATCATACTCAAGGTGCGTTGCAAGGGGGCGGACGGAGAAGTCCGCATGTTCGGCGAGTCTGCTGAGCCCATGGCCGGGGCCCTGAAAACCGACGATATGGGCTTGCGTCTTACGGTGTCCCCGCGTGGTTTCGATCTGGAAGCCTTTAAAACCCAGTTGGACGCTGCGCGCGGGCAGGGGGGCGAAATCACCCTGCTGAGCGAGATCGACGGGCATGAGATCGAACTGAAGATGCCTAACCGTTATCGGTTGGACGCCTCGCTGCGCGGGGCCTTGAAAGCGATGAGCGGCGTCCTATATTGTGAGGACGTATAG
- the rpsB gene encoding 30S ribosomal protein S2 produces MAMPELSMRALLEAGAHFGHQTHRWNPKMERYLFGSRSNIHIIDLSQTLPLLHQALLKVREVAANGGRVLFVGTKRQAAGPVAVAAKRSAQYYVNHRWLGGTLTNWRTISGSIARLRELEQVMENPVGRSKKELLTLTRERDKLELSLGGIKDMGGIPDLMFVIDTNKESIAIQEARKLNIPVIGILDSNSDPDGITFPVPGNDDAARALQLYCDLIADAVLDGLAAGQSASGIDLGASEAPIEPALIAEETGEA; encoded by the coding sequence ATGGCTATGCCTGAACTGTCTATGCGCGCCCTGCTGGAAGCCGGTGCGCACTTTGGTCACCAGACCCACCGCTGGAACCCGAAGATGGAGCGTTACCTGTTCGGTTCGCGTTCCAACATCCACATCATCGACCTGTCGCAAACCCTGCCGCTGCTGCACCAGGCCCTGCTGAAGGTGCGCGAAGTCGCCGCCAACGGCGGTCGTGTCCTGTTTGTCGGCACCAAGCGTCAGGCCGCCGGCCCGGTTGCGGTCGCTGCTAAGCGCTCGGCCCAGTACTATGTCAATCACCGCTGGCTCGGCGGCACGCTGACCAACTGGCGCACCATTTCGGGTTCGATCGCGCGTCTGCGTGAACTGGAACAGGTCATGGAAAACCCCGTCGGCCGTTCCAAGAAGGAACTGCTGACCCTGACGCGCGAGCGCGACAAGCTGGAACTGTCGCTGGGCGGCATCAAGGACATGGGCGGTATTCCCGACCTGATGTTCGTGATCGACACCAACAAGGAATCGATCGCCATCCAGGAAGCCCGCAAGCTGAACATCCCCGTAATCGGCATCCTCGACTCGAACTCCGATCCGGACGGTATCACCTTCCCGGTTCCGGGTAACGACGACGCCGCGCGCGCCCTGCAACTGTACTGCGATCTGATCGCCGACGCCGTGCTCGACGGTCTGGCGGCGGGTCAGTCGGCTTCGGGTATCGACCTCGGCGCTTCGGAAGCCCCGATCGAGCCCGCGCTCATCGCCGAAGAAACCGGCGAAGCCTGA
- the tsf gene encoding translation elongation factor Ts encodes MAEITAALVKELREKSGAGMMDCKKALSENDGNVDASMDWLRTKGLSKAAKKADRVAAEGLVAVASAGTTAVAVEVNAETDFVSRNELFQNLARNAAQAGLAAADVEGVQAVISDEITNLIANIGENMVARRMAKHTVSQGVVASYIHNAIAPNLGRIAVLVAVESAGDAEALNDMGRKIAMHIAATQPLSLSSDDLDPAAVERERTILTDKAREEGKPEAMIAKIVDGQISKFQREVVLLEQPFVMNPDQTVKQLIADTAKTLGTDVKVTGFTRLALGEGVEKKVDDFAAEVASMMNQG; translated from the coding sequence ATGGCGGAAATCACTGCCGCTCTCGTTAAGGAACTGCGCGAAAAGTCCGGCGCCGGTATGATGGACTGCAAGAAGGCTCTATCGGAAAACGACGGTAACGTCGATGCGTCGATGGACTGGCTGCGTACCAAGGGCCTGTCCAAGGCCGCCAAGAAGGCCGACCGCGTTGCCGCCGAAGGCCTCGTCGCTGTCGCTTCGGCCGGCACCACCGCTGTGGCCGTCGAAGTCAACGCCGAAACCGACTTCGTGTCGCGCAACGAACTGTTCCAGAACCTGGCCCGCAATGCCGCTCAGGCCGGTCTGGCTGCTGCCGACGTCGAAGGCGTTCAGGCGGTCATCAGCGACGAGATCACCAACCTGATCGCCAATATCGGCGAGAACATGGTGGCCCGCCGCATGGCCAAGCACACCGTCTCGCAAGGCGTCGTGGCGTCCTATATCCACAACGCGATTGCCCCGAACCTGGGCCGCATCGCCGTTCTTGTGGCCGTCGAGTCGGCCGGTGACGCCGAAGCGCTGAACGACATGGGCCGCAAGATCGCCATGCACATCGCCGCCACCCAGCCGCTGTCGCTGTCGTCCGACGACCTTGACCCGGCCGCTGTGGAGCGTGAGCGCACGATCCTGACCGATAAGGCGCGCGAAGAAGGCAAGCCGGAAGCGATGATCGCCAAGATCGTCGACGGCCAGATCTCGAAGTTCCAGCGTGAAGTCGTGCTGCTTGAGCAGCCCTTCGTCATGAACCCGGATCAGACCGTGAAGCAACTGATCGCCGACACGGCCAAGACCCTCGGCACCGACGTCAAGGTCACCGGCTTCACCCGTCTGGCCCTCGGCGAAGGCGTGGAAAAGAAGGTCGATGACTTCGCCGCCGAAGTCGCTTCGATGATGAATCAGGGCTAA
- the pyrH gene encoding UMP kinase, with translation MSSSDAPTYKRILLKISGEVLMGDQGFGIDMNTVKAVAEEVAEVARMGVELCLVIGGGNIFRGLSKAAVGMERSSADYMGMLATVMNALAMQNALEKLGVDTRVQSAIQMNSVCEPFIRRRALRHLEKGRVVIFAAGTGAPYFTTDTAAALRAAEMTCDALFKGTSVDGVYTADPKKDASAQRYDRLSYMEVLSKDLRVMDASAVSLMRENDIPIVVFSIREAGGLRKVITGQGVHTVISEQA, from the coding sequence ATGTCTTCGTCCGACGCCCCGACATACAAGCGAATTCTCCTGAAAATCTCCGGTGAAGTGCTGATGGGAGATCAGGGGTTCGGCATCGACATGAACACCGTCAAGGCGGTGGCCGAAGAGGTGGCTGAGGTCGCCCGCATGGGCGTCGAGTTGTGCCTGGTCATCGGCGGCGGTAACATCTTCCGCGGTCTGTCCAAGGCGGCGGTCGGCATGGAGCGGTCGTCGGCGGACTATATGGGTATGCTGGCGACCGTGATGAACGCGCTGGCCATGCAGAACGCGCTGGAAAAGCTGGGTGTGGACACCCGCGTGCAATCCGCCATTCAGATGAATTCGGTATGCGAACCCTTCATCCGTCGCCGCGCCCTGCGTCACCTCGAAAAAGGCCGCGTGGTGATCTTCGCCGCCGGGACCGGCGCGCCCTACTTCACCACCGACACGGCGGCGGCGCTGCGCGCGGCGGAAATGACCTGCGACGCGTTGTTCAAGGGCACGTCGGTGGACGGTGTCTATACCGCCGATCCCAAGAAGGACGCCTCGGCCCAGCGCTACGACCGCCTCAGCTATATGGAAGTCCTGTCCAAGGACCTGCGCGTCATGGATGCCTCGGCCGTGTCGCTGATGCGGGAAAACGACATTCCTATCGTTGTGTTCTCGATCCGTGAAGCCGGCGGCCTGCGCAAGGTCATCACGGGGCAGGGCGTACACACGGTCATTTCCGAGCAGGCCTGA
- the frr gene encoding ribosome recycling factor: MSKPDLNKYKDRMDKSVTSLKDDFGGLRTGRASAGLLEGITVDAYGSAMSILSCAAISVPEPRMISVNVWDKGLVVSVEKAIRNAGLGLNPVTDGQTLRVPIPPLTEERRKDLAKIAGKYAEEKRVAVRNVRRDANDELKKAEKDSIISEDEQKKMATEVQKFTDEAIKRIDEALKVKEAEIMQV, translated from the coding sequence ATGAGTAAGCCCGACCTCAACAAATACAAGGACCGCATGGACAAGTCCGTGACGTCGCTCAAGGACGATTTCGGCGGCCTGCGCACCGGCCGCGCCTCGGCCGGTCTGCTGGAAGGCATCACGGTCGATGCCTACGGTTCGGCCATGTCGATCCTGTCCTGCGCCGCCATTTCGGTGCCGGAGCCGCGCATGATCAGCGTCAATGTCTGGGACAAGGGCCTGGTGGTCTCGGTCGAAAAGGCCATCCGCAATGCCGGTCTGGGCCTGAACCCGGTCACAGACGGTCAGACCCTGCGCGTGCCGATTCCGCCGCTGACCGAAGAGCGCCGCAAGGATCTGGCCAAGATCGCCGGCAAGTACGCCGAAGAAAAGCGCGTGGCCGTGCGCAATGTGCGCCGCGACGCCAATGACGAGTTGAAGAAGGCCGAAAAGGACTCGATCATCTCCGAAGACGAACAGAAGAAGATGGCGACCGAGGTTCAGAAGTTCACCGACGAGGCCATCAAGCGTATCGATGAGGCCTTGAAGGTCAAGGAAGCGGAGATCATGCAGGTCTAG
- the uppS gene encoding polyprenyl diphosphate synthase, producing the protein MPSGPDHIGTGAAAPLHVAIIMDGNGRWAKARRQIRTFGHKAGVDALRKTISAAPGLGVTHMTVFAFSTENWRRPATEVSDLMGLLKAFIRSDLDRLAREGVCVRIIGHVEGLPKDIRECVEEAHTRTKGNTRFYLQVALNYGAQADILEAAKTFASQVKLGEARLDDLTPERFGGLLSTNGLPPLDLLIRTSGEHRLSNFLLWEAAYAEFVFQDVLWPDYDGAALGAALDEFRRRERRFGAVEATDVASA; encoded by the coding sequence ATGCCCTCAGGGCCGGATCATATCGGTACAGGCGCCGCCGCGCCGCTGCACGTCGCCATTATCATGGACGGCAACGGGCGTTGGGCCAAGGCGCGCCGTCAGATACGCACCTTCGGCCACAAGGCGGGCGTGGACGCGCTGCGCAAGACGATCAGCGCTGCCCCCGGTCTGGGCGTGACGCATATGACCGTGTTCGCTTTCTCGACCGAAAACTGGCGTCGACCGGCGACCGAAGTGTCCGACCTGATGGGGCTTTTGAAAGCCTTCATCCGTTCCGACCTCGACCGTCTGGCGCGCGAGGGCGTCTGCGTGCGCATCATCGGTCATGTCGAAGGCCTGCCCAAGGATATCCGCGAGTGCGTGGAAGAGGCGCATACGCGCACCAAGGGCAACACGCGCTTCTATCTGCAGGTGGCGCTGAACTATGGCGCGCAGGCCGATATTCTGGAGGCGGCGAAAACTTTCGCTTCGCAAGTGAAGTTGGGCGAGGCGAGACTCGATGACCTGACGCCCGAACGTTTCGGCGGGCTTTTGTCCACGAACGGCCTGCCGCCGCTGGACCTGCTGATCCGCACCTCCGGCGAGCACCGTCTGTCGAACTTCCTGCTGTGGGAAGCGGCCTATGCCGAGTTCGTCTTTCAGGACGTGCTGTGGCCGGACTATGACGGCGCGGCGCTGGGGGCGGCCCTGGATGAATTCCGCCGGCGCGAACGCCGCTTCGGCGCGGTTGAGGCCACCGATGTCGCTTCCGCCTGA
- a CDS encoding CDP-archaeol synthase, translated as MSLPPDAKPKKSSRELLFRVASAAVLIPVVLLVIAYGNWAFLLLLSVGVALLSIEWGAMAAPKLSSRMAVSISLSVLGGVFTVYLFNMMAGLAVLAFGALCAGFYFRYLKGPHLDAAYGAFYIGWPALVLIWLRETHNGVYWVFFAFLIAWAADSAAYLVGKLVGGPKLWRKYSPNKTWSGFAGGMIAGMLTAGTLADITNLFQSSTAALLVGLLVAFATMGGDLWESMLKRRYGVKDSGTLIPGHGGLLDRVDGLMFAIVAIGGIRWLVMLGTKL; from the coding sequence ATGTCGCTTCCGCCTGACGCGAAACCCAAAAAGTCATCGCGTGAGTTGTTGTTTCGCGTCGCTTCGGCGGCGGTGCTGATCCCTGTTGTCCTGCTCGTCATCGCCTATGGCAACTGGGCCTTTCTGCTGCTGCTCAGCGTAGGCGTGGCGCTGTTGTCGATCGAATGGGGTGCGATGGCCGCGCCGAAACTGTCCAGCCGCATGGCCGTCAGCATCAGTCTGTCCGTGCTGGGCGGCGTGTTCACCGTCTATTTGTTCAACATGATGGCGGGGCTGGCTGTGCTGGCCTTCGGCGCCCTGTGCGCCGGTTTCTATTTCCGTTACCTGAAAGGGCCGCACCTCGATGCGGCCTATGGCGCCTTCTATATCGGTTGGCCCGCTCTGGTGCTGATCTGGCTGCGTGAGACGCACAACGGCGTCTATTGGGTCTTCTTCGCCTTCCTCATCGCCTGGGCGGCGGACAGCGCGGCCTATCTGGTCGGCAAGCTGGTGGGCGGGCCCAAGCTGTGGCGCAAATATTCGCCGAACAAGACGTGGTCGGGCTTTGCCGGGGGCATGATCGCCGGTATGCTGACCGCTGGCACCCTGGCCGATATCACCAACCTGTTTCAGTCGAGCACGGCCGCGCTGCTGGTCGGATTGCTGGTGGCGTTCGCGACCATGGGCGGCGACCTGTGGGAATCGATGCTCAAACGGCGGTATGGCGTAAAGGATTCCGGCACACTGATTCCCGGCCACGGCGGCCTGCTCGACCGGGTCGACGGGCTGATGTTCGCTATCGTCGCCATCGGCGGCATCCGCTGGCTGGTCATGCTGGGGACCAAGCTATGA
- the dxr gene encoding 1-deoxy-D-xylulose-5-phosphate reductoisomerase — protein sequence MRRISILGSTGSIGVSTLNLIEETLKPGEDYALEALCAGRNAALLAEQALKFRPRLAVLSDASQWTEFSERMKGSGIEIACGPEAVEAAAARPVDWVMAAIVGIAGLRPVWAAAGTGATVALANKESLVCCGRSLILRAEAAGGRILPVDSEHNAIFQVFEEAERARIRRLILTASGGPFRGRKREELAHVTREQALKHPNWSMGAKITIDSASLANKGLELIEAAYLFDMPSKQIDVLIHPQSVVHSLVEYTDGSTLAQMGPPDMRVPISYCLGWPRRHGWSVPPLDLCALSTLTFERPDTDAFPMLRLAREALEAGGLMPVVYNAANEVMVQAFLDGLIGFLDIPATVEAAMMRAQSTSMAFGNDLRHDVAQIERADAETRAQLAASGGNARRAAGT from the coding sequence ATGAGACGCATTTCCATCCTGGGTTCGACCGGCTCCATCGGCGTATCGACGCTGAACCTGATCGAAGAGACCCTGAAACCCGGCGAAGATTACGCACTCGAAGCCCTGTGCGCCGGACGCAATGCCGCCTTGCTGGCCGAGCAGGCGCTGAAATTTCGTCCGCGTCTGGCGGTCCTGTCGGACGCTTCGCAATGGACCGAGTTCAGCGAACGCATGAAGGGTTCGGGCATCGAGATCGCCTGTGGGCCCGAAGCGGTCGAAGCCGCGGCGGCGCGGCCGGTGGACTGGGTCATGGCGGCCATTGTCGGCATCGCCGGCCTGCGCCCCGTCTGGGCGGCGGCAGGGACGGGGGCCACGGTGGCGCTGGCCAACAAGGAAAGCCTTGTTTGTTGCGGCCGCTCGCTGATCCTGCGCGCCGAGGCGGCGGGCGGGCGCATCCTGCCGGTCGATTCGGAGCACAACGCCATTTTTCAGGTCTTCGAAGAGGCCGAACGCGCGCGTATCCGCCGCCTGATCCTCACGGCGTCTGGCGGACCGTTTCGGGGCCGCAAACGCGAGGAACTGGCCCACGTCACTCGCGAACAGGCGCTGAAACACCCCAACTGGTCGATGGGCGCGAAAATCACCATCGACAGCGCGTCTCTGGCCAATAAGGGGCTGGAACTGATCGAGGCCGCCTATCTGTTCGACATGCCGTCGAAGCAGATCGACGTGCTGATCCATCCGCAGTCCGTGGTCCACAGCCTCGTCGAATATACCGACGGCTCGACCCTGGCCCAGATGGGGCCGCCAGACATGCGCGTGCCGATCTCCTACTGCCTCGGCTGGCCCCGCCGTCACGGCTGGTCCGTGCCGCCGCTCGACCTGTGCGCCCTCTCCACCCTGACCTTCGAGCGCCCGGACACCGACGCCTTCCCCATGCTCAGGCTGGCGCGCGAGGCCCTGGAGGCGGGCGGGCTTATGCCGGTCGTCTACAACGCCGCCAATGAGGTGATGGTGCAGGCCTTTCTCGACGGACTTATCGGTTTTCTCGACATTCCGGCAACGGTCGAAGCCGCCATGATGCGGGCGCAATCGACCTCTATGGCTTTCGGCAATGATTTGCGCCATGATGTCGCGCAAATCGAGCGGGCGGATGCCGAGACGCGGGCGCAACTGGCCGCTTCCGGGGGCAATGCGCGCCGGGCGGCAGGAACGTAG